The genomic interval TGCGTCCGGCTGGAGATAGGTTAGTTAGCTCCGAAAAGCCAATGGTGGTGATAGTAATGAAGGTCATATAGAATCCATCGAAAGAACTCATACCTTCAATAATATTGTAGCCAAACGAGCCTACAACAAATACAACAACCAGGATACTTAGGGCAATAGCAATCCTGGTGGCTATAATGTTGTCAATAACGTTATTATAAAATGTATTCATGCCCTCAATTATCGCGAGAATAATTTTTTATATGACGTCTTTGCAAAACTAAAAGTTAGATTATTTTGAATTTATCGAAAAAAATTACCAACAATTTTGGTTTTAAAGTGACCTTCTTTAGCTGTATTAAGGATTAGAGCTTGAACTTTACAAAGACATCTATAATATAGTTGAAAAATTAAAGCGCACGAAATGACAACCACGCTTAAATTTAATACTTTCCAGCCTTATTTTAGATTAATCCCATTTATGAAGGCACTCGAAAAGTTAGGAAAATACAGTTTACTCTTGTATCGGTCGTTACGATCGTTATATGAGTTTAATACGTATAAGAAAAACCTTGTTAACGAGCTGTTGAAAATTGGCTATGAGTCAGTACCTATCGTATTGCTCACGGGCGTATTTACCGGTGCAGTAATGACTATCCAAACGGCATACCAGCTGAATATTGCCTTTGTGCCTATTTCAGTGATTGGATCTATTACATCAGAGTCGCTGCTTATTGAACTGTCGGCGGTAATCACAAGCTTGGTGTTAGCCGGTAAGGTAGGAGCCCGCATTGCCACTGAGTTGGGCACCATGCGAGTGAGTGAACAAATTGATGCGTTGGAATCGATGGGCTTTAACTCGGTTTCTTTCCTGGTACTTCCACGCGTACTGTCGGGACTTATTATGTTCCCCTTGCTGTATATTTTTGCCAGCGTGTCGGGTATTTTAGGTGGATTAGCAGCCGCATATTTTTCAGGAGCATTGCCGCCGGCTGAATTTATGCAGGGTGCCCGGGAGTTTTTCTTTCCCTGGGATGTGACCTTTGGTATGCTCAAAGCCTTTGTGTTTGGATATGTAATTACTTCGATCTCTTGTTTTAAAGGATATTATGCTACCGGCGGTGCCGAAGGAGTAGGTAACAGCACGACGCAGGCTACGGTTTTGAGCTGCATTTATGTATTATTAGCTGATTTTGTATTGGCTTCGGTATTTTTGTAAACAATGATAAACAAATGATAGAGATACGCAATCTTACCAAAAGTTTTGGGTCGAACCTGGTGTGGGAAGACGTTTCTTTTAATATAGAAGAAGGGGAAACGGTAGCCATAATTGGCCGGTCGGGTTGTGGTAAGTCGGTGCTGGTAAAGCATTTGAATGCCCTTATGTATCCCGATTCGGGAGAAGTAATTATTGACGGGCGAAATGTGTTTGATTTGGAATACGTAGCCCTTCGGAAAATGCGTCAGCGTTTTGGAGTACTTTTTCAGGGATCGGCACTCTTCGATTCGCTCAATACTTTCGAAAATATTGCTTTTCCGCTGGAGTATTTTACTGATCTTACTGAAGATGAGATTGCCGACAAGGTTGAGGAGAGTCTGGACTTGGTGAATTTGGCCGGTACGGGTGACCAATCGCCGGCGGAGCTTTCCGGCGGTATGCAGCGCCGGGTGGCACTTGCACGTGCTACCATCCTAGAGCCCGATTTTTTAATTTATGATGAACCTACGTCGGGTTTAGATCCCAAAACATCAGAAGAAATAAACGAGTTAATCATCTCGATGGCCCAAAATTTGAATATTACTTCTATTGTGGTGACGCATGACATCCACAGTGTGCTTGAGATTGCCGAGCGTGTAGTCTTTTTAGAAAATGAAAACCTAAGTTGGCATGGCACTGTTGATGAAATGCGCGAAAGTGATAACGAAGATCTAATGAATTTTATAACAGCTAGTGAGTATCAAATAAGAAACTAACGAGGAGTTATTTTGAAAGTCAGCAATGAATTAAAAGTAGCAATAACAATATTAATAGCCATTTTTATTGGCTTTGTCGGATACCGGTTGATGAGTGATCTGCCATTATTTCGCCAGTCAAATACGGTACAAACATATTTCAGCCGAGCTGACGGTCTATCAGCAGGAAATTATGTGTATGTTAATGGTGTAAAGGTAGGCTCGGTGAAAAAGATTAAGCTGCTATCCAACGATAGTGTAGGCGTTACCATGAGCTTTGATTTGGATGTGGATATTCCCAAAAATTCAGTGGCATATCTTGAATCGACGGGTCTGCTGGATGGTAAGGCTATTGTCGTAGAGCGAGGCGATGCCAAAGAAAATCTACATTATGGTGATACCATTGAAGGTGAATACCGGGCCGGGGTTATGGAGACATTTGGAAAGAAAGGGGATGAGTTGAGTAAAGATGTATCCGACTCATTTGGAAAGTTGAACAAACTGCTTGCCCGCCTAAACAGTATGATGGATGAGGAGTCTAAGAAAAATGTGAAGGGCATATTGCGAGATTTAGAGACCACATCAAAGGAGGTGTCAACCTTATTCAAGAACAAACGAAGAAATCTTGAAAACAGCATTAACCATGCCGAACGGTTTTTGGCGAATGTGGATACAGTTAGCATGCGCAATAAGTCGCGCATAGATTCTGTGATGACGGGGCTGGATCGGTCACTAACCCAGCTGGAAACTCTCGCACAAAATTTAAAGAGCACGAACAGTAAACTCGATCAGATTTTGACAAAAATTAACGACGGGGAGGGCAGTCTGGGTAAACTGGTCAATGATCCCGGATTATATAATAATCTGGAAAGTCTCACTGGCGAAATGGATACGCTAATCAACAATATCAACAATAATCCCCAGAAATACCTTAAGGGAATGAAGCTGATTGAGGTATTTTAGACGTTGTTTTGTGTGCACAACCTGTTGTACAACTGATTGAAGAAGGCAACTATTTTCGATTTCGCAATATTGCTGTTAGCACAGGTGTATTGTATATTTAGAAGCTTATGGACAGGCAGAATATGTTTGTCTAACAAATTTTTTTATTAATTAAGATGTAGTTACGAGGTTTACGAATATGGGTGTAATGGAAAAAATGAGAAAAGGGACCGGCGTTATTTTGTGGGTGCTTATTTTCTCATTCGGAATATTGTGGATGCTTCAAGACACCGACCTTTTTAGTGTGTTACAAAAGGGTCCCCGATCTTTGGGAGCGGTTAATGGAGAAAAAATTTCGTTGGACGAATACAACAGCCGCATGCAGTATTTTACGCAGCAACATACACGCCAAACCGGCAATTCTATGAATCCAGAGTTGCGGGCTCAATATCAGCAGCGTGCTTGGGAGGCTCTTGTAAACAGCAAGCTGATACAGCAAAAAATGGATGATCTGGGTATTACTGTAACTGATCAGGAAGTAGTGGATATGATTAGCGGTGAAAATCCGGTACAGTTTATCAGACAACAGTTTCAGCGTGAGGATGGGACCATAGATCGCGCTGCTTTACAAGCTGCTATTGATGCTCCTGAAAATACACAGATGTGGATTCGGGTAGAACAGCAACTGCGCCAGCAGCGCCGTCAGCAAAAAATGAGCAATTACTTGCAGTCGTCTATGAGAGTTAGTGATTATGAGGTGGAGCAAGAATATATTCGCCGAAATACTACGGCTGATGTTTCATTTGTTCGATTTTCTTATGGCGATGTTGATAAAAGTGAGATTTCTGTTAGCGAAGAAGATCTTCGGACGTATTATGAAAATCATTCCGACAAGTATAAGCGCAAAGAGTCGTACCGATTTGAGTATGTAAGTTTTGACAAGACCCCTACAAAGCAAGATACCATGCGTACGCTCAATGATATTAAAGAGCTTCGCTCTGATTTTGCCAGTGCTGAAAATGATTCCTTGTTTTTAAATCGATATCAGTCAAGCACCGATTATACTGCAGAACTGGTTCCCAAAAGCGATATACGGGAGCTCTACCGTTCGGTACTTGATGTAGCCGAAGGCGAGGTAACAGAGGTTATAAGGGACCAGGGACGAATGTATTTGCTAAAAAAGAAAGAGGAGACAGCAAGTAAAGTCAGGTTTGTCGTTTTTAGTTTGGATGTAAAAGCAGATCCTGTTGCTACGCTTGATAAGCGAGCTAAAAAGGCTGATGATTTCAGTTACTTTGCTGAGCAGGAAACCTTTACCGGTGAAGCTGAAAGACGTTCGTTATCGGTGCAAGAAGGGTTTGCAACCAAGGGGAATAACTTTGTTTCAGGTATTGGACAAAGCCGGCAGATTCTCAACTTTTTAGAGTCCTCAGAGCCCGGAGCTATTTCGAAGACTATAGAACTTCCCAACCTGTTTGTAGTGTTGCATGTTACCGAAGTTACCCCGGCTGGCACACAACCGTTCGAGGAAGTAAAAAAGCAAATTCGCACGGTTGTTAAAAACAATAAGCTTAAGCAACATGCGGTAAAACAAGCTAATACACTGGCCGAACAATATGATAACTTGGAGACGATTGCAGAAAAGTCCGGTAATGAGGTTATGACCGTTTCTTCATTGTCAATGAATGATGCTACCATCGAGGGGGCCGGCCGGGAACCGAAGGTTGTAGGTGCTATTTTTGGTCTGAAAAAAGGAGCCTACTCCGCTGCTATTGAAGGCACGAATGCCGCTTTTATTGTGAAGGTAAACGAACTTCGTAAAGCTGATGTACAGAATCTGACGCCCCAGGTTCGGGAACAAATTCGACGTGAATTGGAGCAAAGCAAAAATCAGGTATTTATGAATACCTGGATTGAACAGCTTAAAGAAGAAGCTGACATTGAAGATAACCGAGACCGGTTGCTCAGCGGATAATTACACAAAGAGATATTGATTGCAAAAGGGCAAGGAGAAATTCTTGCCCTTTTTTAATTGTTGATAACTTCTTATTGATTTTTAAAAGTAGTGAAAGATGGCTGACACAACGACCGATATAGATAGAAAATGGATGAGCCACGCGCTGGATCTTGCCGAGCAGGGGGCTGGTTATGTGTCACCCAATCCCATGGTGGGTTGTGTTATTATATCTACCGAAGGTCAAAAGATTGGGCAGGGCTTTCACGAACGCCACGGCGAAGCTCATGCCGAAAAAAAAGCGCTGGATGATATTGCTGATAAAAGTTCGCTTGAGGGAGCTACCGTTTATGTTACGCTGGAACCCTGTGCTCATCACGGCAATACGCCACCCTGTTGCGAATTGCTTGCCGAACAACCTATTGATAGGGTAGTAGTGGCAATGGAAGATCCCACCCCTAAGGTAGCTGGCAAAGGTATTACGCACCTTCGCGACCATGACATTACCGTTGATGTAGGACTGATGCAGGAAGAGGCCGAAGATCTTAATGAGTTTTTCTTGTATCACCAGTCGTTAAACCGACCTTTTATAACACTCAAAATTGCACAGACGCTGGATGGCTATACGGCAGCACCTGATGGCAGTTCAGAGTGGATTAGCGGTCCCCAGTCTCGTGCGCTGGTCCACCGCTGGCGCAGCCAGTATGATGCCGTAATGGTCGGACGAAATACAGCACGTCTCGACAATCCCCGACTGACGGTACGCCATGTTGAAGGGCGGCAGCCGCGTCGTATTGTGATTGATGGTCCGCTGGAACTTTCCGAAGATTTGAATTTATTTTCTGATCAATATGAAGAAAAGACCATTGTGCTGACCCATAACAGGCAAAAGTATGAGAATGAAGCTGATCCGATGCTTGATATGCTGCAGTCAGACTATTTTCATGGGGAGACGTTATTAGTGGATGAGAAAGATGGACATACTGATTTACGCCAGGCATTTCGCCAATTAGGACAACTGCCGCTTACCTCAGTATTAGTTGAGGCCGGACAACAGTTGTCATCGGCACTGTTGCATGAGCAGTTGGTGGATAAGGTAGAGTGTTTTATTGCCCCTAAAATGCTGGGAGGGGGCACAAAATCAATTATCAATCTGGATATCAATCGCATGTCTGAAATTATGGAGTTTCATGATCTGGAATGGAAGCAGGTGGGTAATGATTTGCTATTCCGTGGGTATCTTTAGGAAATAATATACCTGCTAATACCTCTGCCGGTACCTTAATATCTGGGGTTCCGCTATAGCATGTTTCCACGGATAGTCTTAGGTTTATGTGTATGTAATCAGAACTTAACTTATCTGCGTTGTTTACAGGAATTATAAAATCAGTCGGTACAGTACAGAATATTATCTCACTTGACGGTGGTAAAGAAATAGCCATTGCAGCCGATTTCGCCGGAAAGTTGTCGGTGGATGAAAGTATCAGCATTAACGGCGTATGCCATACCGTAACGGCTTGTGATAAGCAAACTTTTACCGTTCAGAGCGTGGAAGAGACACTCCGCAAAACAACTATTGGTAATCTTGGAGTAGAATCACCGGTCAATTTAGAGCGGTCTATGAGTCCTGACCAGCTGCTGGACGGACATATTGTACAAGGGCATGTAGATGTCACGGGGATTATTAAAAATATTGAACAGGAAGGCAGTGACTGGTTATTTACAGTTGAATATCCGAGAGAACATAGCAGTCTTATTGTTGGACGCGGGAGTATTGCTATTGATGGAATAAGCTTAACAGTAGCTGAAGAAACCGGGAATAGGTTTACGGTGGCTATTATTCCCTATACCTATGAGCATACGAATTTATACTCCAAATCAGTCGGTGATGCGGTAAACCTAGAGTTCGACATCTTGGGAAAATATGTGCAAAAACATTTGCAGAGTAGAGAAGACTAAAAGCCGCGAGGTGTTCGTCCGGCTTGATCAGAACCTCGTTCTAGATTATTAAGTCCCGGTAATTTTTGAATAATGCTTTGCAGCCGACCTGCATTAATCCGCAGTGAAAAGAAATAATATTTTTTATCTCCAAAAGGATTCATGGTGAATGAAAAATCCCAGCAGTGGAGTTTGCGGGTAAGATTAAATTGTGAAGGGGTTAATTTTTTCCGAATAAAATCATAACCAATCTGGGTTTTGAAATTCCACTTTGGTGTAAGTTTCAGGCTGATGTTATTGGCATTAATGGTTGCTGACTTGTTGTTGGACTGATTGGGATTGGGGTTCAGTGACCAGCGATAGCTAAGGTTTATCGAAAATGAAAATGGTGTTTTAAAATCCTGTACGGGCTGTTGGTTAAAATATTGATCTACGGGATGAAAAATACGTTGGTTAAGAGGGTTATAATTCTTCGGATAATTAGGTCGATCATCTGCTTGCAATCCCTGTTCGCCCAATTTCACCGAATAACTGGTTCCCGTAGAAAAGCTGGTTAATTCTGCAAGCTGCCGGGAGTTAGAAATTCGGAAATGATCAATTTTTTGTCCCTGGGCATTTCGTTGGTAAAAGTTAAAATTGGCATCAGCCCTGATATCCAGCCCCGGTAAGATGCTGGCCGTTAAGTTTGTTTGCAGGTTGGCAAGTTTAAGACTGTCGGCCGCAAAATTGTAGCTGGAATTTATATTAAACTGGTCAATAAGCCGTACAACTTCTTCTTTCTTTTCACCGGTAGAATCGCGGCTTACTTTTTTCATTTCAAAGACATTGCCGATTCCAAACCCGACTGATCGTTGTTCACCGGCTTGGGGACCGCTAAAGACTTCATTTTCAAAAATTGAATATTCTCGGCTGGGTAGTGTTCCATCGGGTTTCCGAGTAGTGTCGGTTTGTACTGTGCGATAGTATCCCCAGTAATCGCTGCTAAAATCTGGGCGGTAATTAAGTGAAAATTGTGGGCGCAGAGTATGACGAAAGCTTGTGATATTTCCGATGTTTGCATTCATAATACCATAAACGGTTGTGGTAAAACTAAGTCCGGCACTAAAATCCCGGGCCGAGGTAAAACCGCGAACTTGCTGATCTACTACCTGATTGGAATCGGCATTAAAAGATTTACGTATGGTGGTGGGAAACCAGTATTCATTATATTGCCCGTTAAGGCTAACGTTTAAAAATTGGCTGGGTAAAATTTGATTTACACTTAGATTTGCTCGTTGTCGGAATCCGAATTTATAGTGATCGGTATCATCTGTAGATTGGCGATATTTAGTGGGATCTCGCAGGGCCTCAAACCAATTAATACGGGCAGAGTCCTTGCGAACAGGATCAAACTCGTAATCGGAGTTAAAACTATTTTGATACCGTAAAGATATTTTTTCGTACCACTTTGATTCGTTGCCAGAGGTTTGCTCGTTTTCAAAAGGTGAAAATTGTTTTACACTGAAGTTCAAGTCGGGTCCTTGAACACGGGTTACATTAGTCAGAAAATTTTGGTTTTGCTGGATAGATGCATCAAAATTGTAGGTGTTATTGGGATGTCGATATCGATAATTAATACTGGAGCTCGTGCTGGTCTCAGCGCGTTCAGTGGGATTAAAAGAGTTTTGTTGATTAAAATCTTCAGTACGTAGGTTTATATTGGTATTAAAGTTGGCGTAAGGTGAAAACTGTTGCTGGTGTGAAATTCGTAGTTCCTTTTCTACCCTCGATGTATAATCGGGATCCGTCGGTTCCAACCCGCTATTTCTCTTAGAGTATCCTACTTGTACATTTCCGTTTAGCTTATTGCGAATTCGGTAATTAGTCTGTGTATCTATAAAATAGGTACCCGAAGTAAAAATATCGATAGAGGCGCGGGCCGTCAGGTAATCGTTGAAGTACTGAAACCAGCCAAAATCTTTCAGTCCAATTCCCCGTCGTTGTTGGTCTTGAAATACATAGGTTGGCTGTAGGAGGCCTGATTGTTTCTTATCAAATTTGCCCGGAAGATAACCGAAAGGAAAAATTAGCGGATAAGGAATATCCAGAATAAATAGTCGCGCATTTTGGAAAAATATTTTTTCTTGGTCAACAACCTTCATTCTATCTGCCTTAATATAATAATGTGGGTGGTCGAGCTGACAGGTTGAGTACTTAGCATTTTCCAGGAAAACAACATTGGGGCCGGTATTTTTAACCTTATTGCCGATAAGGTTACCATCTTGAACATTTACCCGAGCTACCTCGAAACGTCCGCTTTCACTTTCATAATTAAAGTCGATTTTATTGCTTCGAATACGTCGGTCATCTCTAATTAGTACCGGTTGGGAAAGCGTATCCTGCGGAGTTTGGGTTTTGGCACTTACCAGATTTTGGTCAAGGTTCATGGATATTTTGCCGGACTGTAGTTCACCGGATGTATGTACTACTGATGAAGAACCATAAAGGGTAGCAATGCGATCTTCTTTAAACTCAAAGATCAGCGAGTCGCTTGCCTGAAAGTTCACTTGTCCCTCTTGCTCAGGCGCGCCTGCGTTACCACGCCCGGATTGATTGTTTGATTGCTTATTTGGGGTGTTCTGACGCTGATCGTTGGTTTTCGTAGTATCCAGTTGCGAAGAGCGATTAAGGAGATTATCTACTCCCGTGCTATCTTGGGCTGAAAGTGGCTGAATAACAGCCAACAAAAATACCAGCAACAGCCCCAGAGACCAAGCCTTGTATGTAAACATTCGTTTCATGCAGAAGCTGTTGCTGACACAGGATTTTATGTAATATTGAGGGTTATAATAACTCTTTATTTTGGTTTATAGTATAAGAAAGACAAGCGACAGTCGATGGTTCAAGATAAGTGAGCAGCCTAATCTGAAACCTTCACCTTATAAATAAGTTCTCCCTCTTTTTTCATACCATACTCTTCGCGGGCAATACGCTCCAGTAAAAAGGGATCAGATTCGAGATTCGAGATATTTCTTTTGAGTACAGCTGTTTCCTTTTTTAATTGCGTTTTCTTTTTCTTTAACTCAGCTTTACGCTGATTAAGTTCAATACGTTTCCAGATACTGTAGGTATCTATAAAGCTGAACCAAACAACCACGAAGCCTCCCAGGATGAAGAGAAGGAACGATTTCCGCCATCGTAAGGGATTTAAAAGCTGTAAATTCATCACTCAAATTGCTTTATGGCCCATTAAAACTGTACATTACAACTCGAAAATACGATAAAAAACGGATGAAAAACAACAGGAATGATACTACAACGTCGGGTCGTTGGATTTTTGATTATTGCGGCAGCGTTGTTACCTCTGCAAAGTAAAAGTCAAACAACAGCAGACAGTAGTACCACCGAGTGGATCAAGGTATATTTCAATATGCCGGCTGATTATTCAGTAGCACTACCCGGCAATATGAGTAATAGCCGTGAAGATTTGATCGGAATATTGGAATCGCTCATTCGGGACGCCCGATACAGCGTTGATTTGGCTATTTATGATCTTGAACACCAGCGCATAGGGCAAGCGTTGGCTGCAGCACATCAAAGAGGGATAGATGTTCGTATTGTTACTGATAACTATAATCGATCCGATGCTGCACACATTGATTCTGTAATGTGGGCTACGTTGCGCCAGGCCGGTATTACATCTATTGATGATGACGGCGATATCTATCAGCCCAACGGCGGTATCTCGGATCACTCGCTGACAAATTCTGGGG from Fodinibius salinus carries:
- a CDS encoding MlaD family protein — encoded protein: MKVSNELKVAITILIAIFIGFVGYRLMSDLPLFRQSNTVQTYFSRADGLSAGNYVYVNGVKVGSVKKIKLLSNDSVGVTMSFDLDVDIPKNSVAYLESTGLLDGKAIVVERGDAKENLHYGDTIEGEYRAGVMETFGKKGDELSKDVSDSFGKLNKLLARLNSMMDEESKKNVKGILRDLETTSKEVSTLFKNKRRNLENSINHAERFLANVDTVSMRNKSRIDSVMTGLDRSLTQLETLAQNLKSTNSKLDQILTKINDGEGSLGKLVNDPGLYNNLESLTGEMDTLINNINNNPQKYLKGMKLIEVF
- a CDS encoding SurA N-terminal domain-containing protein, translated to MEKMRKGTGVILWVLIFSFGILWMLQDTDLFSVLQKGPRSLGAVNGEKISLDEYNSRMQYFTQQHTRQTGNSMNPELRAQYQQRAWEALVNSKLIQQKMDDLGITVTDQEVVDMISGENPVQFIRQQFQREDGTIDRAALQAAIDAPENTQMWIRVEQQLRQQRRQQKMSNYLQSSMRVSDYEVEQEYIRRNTTADVSFVRFSYGDVDKSEISVSEEDLRTYYENHSDKYKRKESYRFEYVSFDKTPTKQDTMRTLNDIKELRSDFASAENDSLFLNRYQSSTDYTAELVPKSDIRELYRSVLDVAEGEVTEVIRDQGRMYLLKKKEETASKVRFVVFSLDVKADPVATLDKRAKKADDFSYFAEQETFTGEAERRSLSVQEGFATKGNNFVSGIGQSRQILNFLESSEPGAISKTIELPNLFVVLHVTEVTPAGTQPFEEVKKQIRTVVKNNKLKQHAVKQANTLAEQYDNLETIAEKSGNEVMTVSSLSMNDATIEGAGREPKVVGAIFGLKKGAYSAAIEGTNAAFIVKVNELRKADVQNLTPQVREQIRRELEQSKNQVFMNTWIEQLKEEADIEDNRDRLLSG
- a CDS encoding MlaE family ABC transporter permease, which codes for MTTTLKFNTFQPYFRLIPFMKALEKLGKYSLLLYRSLRSLYEFNTYKKNLVNELLKIGYESVPIVLLTGVFTGAVMTIQTAYQLNIAFVPISVIGSITSESLLIELSAVITSLVLAGKVGARIATELGTMRVSEQIDALESMGFNSVSFLVLPRVLSGLIMFPLLYIFASVSGILGGLAAAYFSGALPPAEFMQGAREFFFPWDVTFGMLKAFVFGYVITSISCFKGYYATGGAEGVGNSTTQATVLSCIYVLLADFVLASVFL
- a CDS encoding putative LPS assembly protein LptD, producing the protein MKRMFTYKAWSLGLLLVFLLAVIQPLSAQDSTGVDNLLNRSSQLDTTKTNDQRQNTPNKQSNNQSGRGNAGAPEQEGQVNFQASDSLIFEFKEDRIATLYGSSSVVHTSGELQSGKISMNLDQNLVSAKTQTPQDTLSQPVLIRDDRRIRSNKIDFNYESESGRFEVARVNVQDGNLIGNKVKNTGPNVVFLENAKYSTCQLDHPHYYIKADRMKVVDQEKIFFQNARLFILDIPYPLIFPFGYLPGKFDKKQSGLLQPTYVFQDQQRRGIGLKDFGWFQYFNDYLTARASIDIFTSGTYFIDTQTNYRIRNKLNGNVQVGYSKRNSGLEPTDPDYTSRVEKELRISHQQQFSPYANFNTNINLRTEDFNQQNSFNPTERAETSTSSSINYRYRHPNNTYNFDASIQQNQNFLTNVTRVQGPDLNFSVKQFSPFENEQTSGNESKWYEKISLRYQNSFNSDYEFDPVRKDSARINWFEALRDPTKYRQSTDDTDHYKFGFRQRANLSVNQILPSQFLNVSLNGQYNEYWFPTTIRKSFNADSNQVVDQQVRGFTSARDFSAGLSFTTTVYGIMNANIGNITSFRHTLRPQFSLNYRPDFSSDYWGYYRTVQTDTTRKPDGTLPSREYSIFENEVFSGPQAGEQRSVGFGIGNVFEMKKVSRDSTGEKKEEVVRLIDQFNINSSYNFAADSLKLANLQTNLTASILPGLDIRADANFNFYQRNAQGQKIDHFRISNSRQLAELTSFSTGTSYSVKLGEQGLQADDRPNYPKNYNPLNQRIFHPVDQYFNQQPVQDFKTPFSFSINLSYRWSLNPNPNQSNNKSATINANNISLKLTPKWNFKTQIGYDFIRKKLTPSQFNLTRKLHCWDFSFTMNPFGDKKYYFFSLRINAGRLQSIIQKLPGLNNLERGSDQAGRTPRGF
- the ribD gene encoding bifunctional diaminohydroxyphosphoribosylaminopyrimidine deaminase/5-amino-6-(5-phosphoribosylamino)uracil reductase RibD, giving the protein MADTTTDIDRKWMSHALDLAEQGAGYVSPNPMVGCVIISTEGQKIGQGFHERHGEAHAEKKALDDIADKSSLEGATVYVTLEPCAHHGNTPPCCELLAEQPIDRVVVAMEDPTPKVAGKGITHLRDHDITVDVGLMQEEAEDLNEFFLYHQSLNRPFITLKIAQTLDGYTAAPDGSSEWISGPQSRALVHRWRSQYDAVMVGRNTARLDNPRLTVRHVEGRQPRRIVIDGPLELSEDLNLFSDQYEEKTIVLTHNRQKYENEADPMLDMLQSDYFHGETLLVDEKDGHTDLRQAFRQLGQLPLTSVLVEAGQQLSSALLHEQLVDKVECFIAPKMLGGGTKSIINLDINRMSEIMEFHDLEWKQVGNDLLFRGYL
- a CDS encoding ABC transporter ATP-binding protein, whose translation is MIEIRNLTKSFGSNLVWEDVSFNIEEGETVAIIGRSGCGKSVLVKHLNALMYPDSGEVIIDGRNVFDLEYVALRKMRQRFGVLFQGSALFDSLNTFENIAFPLEYFTDLTEDEIADKVEESLDLVNLAGTGDQSPAELSGGMQRRVALARATILEPDFLIYDEPTSGLDPKTSEEINELIISMAQNLNITSIVVTHDIHSVLEIAERVVFLENENLSWHGTVDEMRESDNEDLMNFITASEYQIRN
- a CDS encoding riboflavin synthase, whose amino-acid sequence is MFTGIIKSVGTVQNIISLDGGKEIAIAADFAGKLSVDESISINGVCHTVTACDKQTFTVQSVEETLRKTTIGNLGVESPVNLERSMSPDQLLDGHIVQGHVDVTGIIKNIEQEGSDWLFTVEYPREHSSLIVGRGSIAIDGISLTVAEETGNRFTVAIIPYTYEHTNLYSKSVGDAVNLEFDILGKYVQKHLQSRED
- a CDS encoding FtsB family cell division protein, translated to MNLQLLNPLRWRKSFLLFILGGFVVVWFSFIDTYSIWKRIELNQRKAELKKKKTQLKKETAVLKRNISNLESDPFLLERIAREEYGMKKEGELIYKVKVSD